The following are encoded together in the Thermosipho affectus genome:
- the tdh gene encoding L-threonine 3-dehydrogenase: MKAILKENAGPGFIMKEVDKPQKLGPRDVLVKIRRASICGTDVHIYKWDEWSQSRIKPPLIVGHEMAGEVVEVGEAVTQVKVGDLVSAETHIPCEHCYQCKTGRMHVCKNLEILGVDRNGVFTEYAVIPETVLWKFSKEIPLDFASVMEPFGNAIHTALVTDLTGKKVLITGAGPIGLMAIQVAKAAGASLVITSEVDPLRIKMAKENGADIVIDPTKQDLIKSVYTITEDGVDILLEMSGNKKALEDGLKCVTMGGEASLLGIFGGSIDINLDSLVIMRGITVYGITGRRMFDTWKVADELLKSKKVDLSKVVTHVIPFDEWEKGFELMLNKKCGKVVLNLD, from the coding sequence ATGAAAGCTATATTAAAAGAAAATGCAGGTCCAGGATTTATAATGAAAGAAGTTGATAAACCTCAAAAATTAGGGCCAAGAGACGTCTTAGTTAAGATACGTCGTGCCTCTATTTGTGGAACAGATGTCCACATTTACAAATGGGATGAATGGTCTCAATCTAGGATCAAACCGCCGTTAATTGTGGGTCATGAAATGGCAGGGGAAGTTGTAGAAGTAGGAGAAGCAGTAACACAGGTAAAAGTGGGAGATTTAGTTTCAGCTGAAACGCACATTCCATGTGAACATTGTTATCAATGTAAAACTGGAAGAATGCACGTTTGTAAGAATTTAGAAATATTAGGTGTGGATAGGAATGGTGTCTTTACCGAATATGCTGTTATTCCAGAAACAGTGCTGTGGAAATTTTCAAAAGAAATTCCTTTAGACTTTGCATCTGTTATGGAACCATTTGGAAATGCAATTCATACCGCTTTGGTAACAGATTTAACGGGGAAAAAAGTACTTATCACAGGAGCAGGTCCTATAGGATTAATGGCTATTCAAGTTGCTAAAGCTGCTGGTGCAAGTTTGGTAATTACCTCCGAAGTTGATCCTTTAAGAATTAAAATGGCAAAGGAAAATGGTGCAGATATAGTCATAGATCCAACAAAACAGGATTTAATAAAAAGTGTGTACACTATAACAGAAGATGGTGTAGATATTCTACTTGAAATGAGCGGTAACAAGAAAGCACTAGAAGACGGTTTAAAATGTGTCACTATGGGTGGTGAAGCATCATTATTAGGTATATTCGGTGGTAGCATAGATATCAACCTTGATTCTCTTGTAATTATGAGAGGAATTACCGTATATGGAATTACGGGAAGACGTATGTTTGATACATGGAAAGTTGCCGATGAATTACTTAAAAGCAAAAAAGTTGATCTTTCGAAAGTTGTTACACATGTTATTCCTTTTGATGAATGGGAAAAAGGATTTGAACTTATGTTGAATAAAAAATGCGGAAAAGTAGTTTTAAATCTTGATTAG
- a CDS encoding glycine C-acetyltransferase, whose protein sequence is MFDYSIFAKELENLKEQGLYTYIKTLESPQGAWLTINGKKVLNLCSNNYLGFANEERLKKAAINAIEKWGVGPGAVRTIAGTFSLHNELEDTLAKFKKVDATIFLQSGFVANQAVIPAITSGEDAILSDELNHASIIDGVRLSKAKRFVWKHRDIKDLEEKLKEAKNARRRLIITDGVFSMDGDLAPLSEIVELAEKYNAMVMVDDAHGEGVLGSHGRGIVDHFGLHGRVDIEIGTLSKAFGVLGGYVAGKKELIEYLKQKARPFLFSSPLSPADTAAALEATKILQESDERVKRLWDNAKYFKEEMKKLGFDTGESETPITPVMLYDAKLSTQFSKELFEEGIFAQSIGYPTVPKGKARIRVMISAVHTKEDLDFALEKFEKVGKKLNVI, encoded by the coding sequence ATGTTTGATTACAGTATTTTTGCAAAAGAACTTGAAAATTTAAAAGAGCAAGGGCTATACACATACATAAAAACTCTTGAATCTCCACAAGGTGCTTGGTTAACCATAAACGGAAAAAAAGTTTTAAATCTTTGCTCAAATAATTATCTTGGATTTGCAAATGAAGAAAGATTGAAAAAAGCGGCAATAAATGCGATAGAAAAATGGGGTGTAGGTCCAGGTGCAGTAAGAACTATAGCTGGTACATTTTCACTCCACAACGAACTTGAGGATACATTAGCAAAATTTAAAAAAGTTGATGCAACCATTTTCTTACAATCTGGATTTGTAGCAAACCAAGCTGTAATACCTGCAATCACCAGCGGAGAAGATGCAATCCTTTCTGATGAATTAAATCACGCTAGTATAATTGATGGTGTAAGACTTTCAAAAGCAAAAAGATTCGTATGGAAACATCGCGATATAAAAGATTTAGAAGAAAAATTAAAAGAAGCCAAAAATGCAAGAAGAAGACTAATTATAACGGATGGTGTATTCAGTATGGATGGTGACTTGGCACCACTATCGGAAATAGTTGAACTTGCAGAAAAATACAATGCCATGGTTATGGTAGATGACGCACATGGAGAGGGCGTATTAGGCAGTCATGGAAGGGGAATTGTTGATCACTTTGGATTACATGGAAGGGTTGACATTGAAATTGGGACACTATCTAAAGCATTTGGTGTATTAGGCGGCTATGTTGCCGGAAAAAAAGAATTAATTGAATATTTAAAACAAAAAGCTAGACCTTTCCTATTTAGCAGTCCACTTTCTCCAGCTGATACCGCGGCAGCATTAGAAGCAACTAAAATACTCCAAGAATCAGATGAAAGGGTCAAAAGATTGTGGGATAATGCAAAATATTTTAAAGAAGAAATGAAAAAATTGGGTTTTGATACCGGAGAAAGTGAAACTCCAATAACTCCTGTCATGTTGTACGATGCAAAACTTTCCACACAATTTAGTAAGGAGCTTTTTGAAGAGGGAATTTTTGCACAATCAATTGGTTACCCCACTGTCCCAAAAGGTAAAGCACGAATAAGAGTTATGATAAGCGCCGTACACACAAAAGAAGATTTAGATTTTGCACTTGAAAAATTTGAAAAAGTTGGTAAAAAACTCAATGTAATATAA
- a CDS encoding glycerophosphodiester phosphodiesterase family protein, protein MKILGHRGYAEKFTENTLESFAKAIKYGADGIELDVYYTKDGEVVVTHDEDLKRVFNINLNVKKCNIKSIKEKADVPTLNEVFEIIPEDKVINVEIKDFENAEDIVKYVIKENRKQEIIFSSFEHEVIKELSSIYKSEKFGLLFDERHKDLTFDDIKKLFTETNIYSAHIPIDLYYIDKEKFLYLTNFLRSIEKKVVIWTVNKIEEIEFLRKLADYVITDCVETIVNYLKK, encoded by the coding sequence ATGAAGATATTAGGACATAGAGGATATGCAGAAAAATTCACTGAAAATACGTTGGAATCTTTTGCTAAAGCTATTAAATATGGTGCTGATGGAATAGAATTAGATGTTTATTATACAAAAGATGGAGAAGTTGTTGTTACACATGATGAAGATTTAAAAAGGGTTTTTAATATAAATTTAAATGTAAAAAAATGCAACATAAAATCAATTAAAGAAAAAGCAGATGTCCCAACTTTAAATGAAGTTTTTGAAATTATACCTGAAGATAAGGTAATAAATGTAGAGATAAAGGACTTTGAAAATGCAGAGGATATAGTTAAATATGTCATAAAAGAAAACAGAAAGCAAGAGATAATTTTTAGTTCATTTGAACATGAAGTTATAAAAGAACTTTCAAGCATATATAAGTCTGAAAAGTTTGGACTTTTATTTGATGAAAGACATAAAGATTTAACATTTGATGATATAAAAAAGTTATTTACAGAAACCAATATATACAGTGCACATATTCCCATAGATCTCTATTACATAGACAAGGAAAAATTTCTTTATTTAACTAATTTTTTAAGAAGTATTGAGAAAAAAGTAGTTATTTGGACAGTTAATAAAATTGAGGAAATTGAGTTTTTACGCAAGTTGGCGGATTATGTTATAACTGATTGTGTAGAAACAATTGTGAACTATTTAAAAAAGTAA
- a CDS encoding DUF4097 family beta strand repeat-containing protein, with the protein MDFLKKYPIFSKLLIMLLLGILSVIIPLWSIKIIIFLAGVFVFSTIIKRGAIAFIILVLIFSLPTTLTIKLRPFFLNNFIENFSQRRLQNYQKNIIYPDTNTELFTDEVLIDMGNSNLILEFTDGNNISYSSKLKIEQGKTIKISTNKGNNYSFYLKIGTESLKYLKINANNVKLSGKATLNELKINATAISFNSLDIECENLKLNGTGINIDGKINSKFFEIDGTGINIDGYISGKNFNLNGTGINIDSKINYEEIRIDGTGMNVDIKLGRKNTYTRINATTIIGSIDISNNPAQIKILCTSGNIKIKNYKKAVLDIKGPRLTFEQE; encoded by the coding sequence ATGGATTTTCTCAAAAAATACCCTATATTTTCTAAACTATTGATAATGCTATTACTGGGAATTTTAAGTGTTATAATCCCACTATGGAGTATTAAAATAATAATTTTTCTTGCAGGAGTATTCGTGTTTTCAACAATCATAAAAAGGGGAGCTATAGCATTTATTATTCTAGTTTTAATTTTTTCCTTGCCAACCACACTTACCATAAAACTTAGACCTTTTTTTTTAAACAATTTTATTGAAAATTTCTCACAAAGACGTTTACAAAACTATCAAAAAAATATAATATATCCAGATACCAATACTGAACTTTTTACCGATGAAGTATTAATAGATATGGGAAATTCAAATTTAATATTGGAATTTACAGATGGAAATAATATAAGTTATTCTAGTAAATTAAAGATAGAACAAGGAAAAACTATCAAAATAAGTACTAATAAAGGAAATAATTACTCTTTTTATCTTAAAATAGGTACTGAAAGCCTAAAATATCTGAAAATAAACGCAAATAATGTTAAATTATCTGGAAAAGCCACGTTAAATGAACTAAAAATAAATGCCACTGCCATAAGTTTTAATTCTTTGGACATAGAATGTGAAAATTTAAAACTAAATGGAACTGGTATCAATATAGATGGAAAAATAAATTCAAAATTTTTTGAGATAGATGGAACAGGTATAAACATCGACGGGTACATTAGTGGAAAAAATTTTAATTTAAATGGTACAGGTATAAATATAGACTCAAAGATAAACTATGAAGAAATAAGAATTGATGGAACAGGAATGAATGTAGATATAAAATTAGGCAGAAAAAATACCTATACAAGAATTAATGCAACTACCATTATAGGAAGCATTGATATTTCAAACAATCCAGCACAAATTAAAATACTCTGTACATCGGGGAACATAAAAATTAAAAATTACAAAAAAGCGGTTTTAGATATCAAAGGCCCAAGGCTCACTTTTGAACAGGAGTGA
- a CDS encoding alpha/beta hydrolase family protein, which yields MINIKAWFKFLVYLSLFVISFFNFTIAIFIFFILQIPIVKRSVLGKLPFNLDRKSWLKKETYKYKENLWLDLYYPKIETNNVVLFAHGGGWISGYRRQPNNVSWYRYLVSKGFIVATIDYRYGYLNEIDVLVEDIFDAYRFIKKMFPLSKVSLMGLSAGGHLALYFGLKYKPSVENIVSYYTPCDLLDIWKSSSLFARFAVSTTLKRLPVKSKDVYIKYSPITYVNKDAPPILLVHGLKDSVVPYFSSVKMYKKLREKGNNAKLLLHPFGDHGFEFVLKDEKTKDILEETIKFLRGDLK from the coding sequence ATGATTAATATAAAAGCTTGGTTCAAATTTTTGGTATATTTGTCTTTGTTTGTAATCTCATTTTTTAACTTTACAATTGCAATATTTATATTTTTTATATTACAAATACCAATTGTAAAAAGGTCTGTGTTGGGGAAACTACCTTTTAATTTAGATAGAAAAAGCTGGTTAAAAAAAGAAACTTATAAATATAAAGAAAATTTATGGTTAGATTTATATTATCCGAAAATTGAAACAAATAATGTGGTTTTATTTGCTCATGGCGGAGGATGGATAAGTGGCTATAGAAGACAACCTAACAACGTTTCATGGTATAGATATTTGGTATCAAAAGGTTTTATCGTTGCAACAATTGATTATAGATATGGTTATTTAAATGAAATAGACGTATTGGTTGAGGATATTTTTGATGCTTATAGATTTATAAAAAAGATGTTTCCGTTGTCAAAAGTGAGTTTAATGGGATTATCTGCAGGTGGTCATCTTGCACTGTATTTTGGATTGAAATATAAACCTAGTGTGGAAAATATTGTTAGTTATTATACCCCATGTGATCTTTTAGATATTTGGAAAAGTTCGTCTTTGTTTGCAAGATTTGCCGTGTCAACTACGTTAAAGAGATTACCAGTAAAGTCTAAAGATGTGTATATAAAGTATTCCCCTATTACATATGTTAATAAAGATGCTCCTCCTATTTTACTTGTTCATGGTTTAAAAGATTCCGTTGTTCCATATTTTTCTTCTGTGAAAATGTATAAAAAGTTGAGAGAAAAAGGTAATAATGCCAAGCTATTATTACATCCATTTGGCGATCATGGCTTTGAATTTGTACTTAAAGATGAAAAAACTAAGGATATATTGGAAGAAACGATAAAATTTTTGAGGGGAGATTTGAAATGA
- a CDS encoding aspartate ammonia-lyase, with protein MRKERDYLGEIEIEDNALYGISSKRATQIFPNTNEKFDKKFLWAYFMIKKAAAKLNTELGYLEKEIGNAIEKACDKWEELLPHIIVDPLSGGAGTSVNMNINEVIANKASIILGKEFGFVNPLEHVNMHQSTNDTFVTAGKIAIIVRLRELIDKIINLQNIIQQKEKEYYSIRKVGRTQLMDGPPIMLGQEFGAFADALARDRWRLNKVEERIRNVNIGGTAIGTGIGAPKEYILKIVNTLRETCCVKIAKAENLIDTTQNMDVFSEIHGLLKALAVNLYKISNDIRLLGSGPNTAIGELILPKVQIGSSIMPGKINPVIPEYVMQISLIVFSHDSLINHAASLGNLELNQFSPIIIHYTLKSLKLLKNACISLSKYISKIEANEKKCKENLEKSISNLTPLINLFGYEEVANAIKKANYNFFKAIEILSKKFNIPKKNILEKIDPKNLTKLGF; from the coding sequence ATGAGGAAAGAAAGAGACTACTTGGGTGAAATCGAAATCGAAGACAATGCACTGTACGGCATCTCATCAAAAAGAGCAACTCAAATATTTCCAAATACAAATGAAAAATTTGACAAAAAATTTCTTTGGGCCTATTTTATGATAAAAAAGGCCGCTGCAAAATTAAATACAGAACTTGGTTACCTTGAAAAAGAAATAGGAAATGCCATTGAGAAAGCATGTGACAAGTGGGAAGAATTATTACCACATATAATTGTAGATCCATTATCAGGCGGAGCAGGCACCTCAGTTAATATGAATATTAATGAAGTAATTGCAAATAAAGCTTCTATTATCTTGGGAAAAGAATTTGGATTTGTAAACCCCCTAGAACATGTAAATATGCATCAATCAACCAATGATACATTCGTAACCGCAGGAAAAATAGCAATAATAGTACGTTTAAGAGAATTAATAGATAAGATAATAAACCTTCAAAACATCATACAGCAAAAAGAAAAAGAGTATTATAGTATTAGAAAAGTTGGAAGAACACAATTAATGGATGGCCCTCCAATAATGTTGGGACAAGAATTTGGCGCCTTTGCCGACGCACTTGCAAGGGATAGATGGAGACTAAACAAAGTAGAAGAAAGAATTAGAAATGTAAATATAGGCGGAACAGCTATTGGCACTGGTATTGGTGCTCCAAAGGAATATATATTAAAAATAGTAAATACTTTGAGAGAAACGTGCTGTGTTAAAATTGCAAAAGCAGAAAATTTAATAGATACTACCCAAAACATGGACGTCTTCTCTGAAATACACGGACTATTAAAAGCACTTGCGGTAAACTTGTATAAAATATCCAACGATATAAGATTACTTGGTTCTGGACCAAATACCGCTATTGGTGAGTTAATACTTCCAAAGGTACAAATTGGAAGCTCTATAATGCCTGGAAAGATAAACCCCGTTATTCCAGAATACGTTATGCAAATATCTCTAATTGTCTTTTCACATGATAGTTTAATCAACCACGCTGCCTCATTAGGAAATCTAGAATTAAATCAATTTTCACCAATAATTATTCACTATACATTAAAATCCTTAAAACTTTTGAAAAATGCATGCATATCTCTTTCAAAATATATTTCTAAAATAGAGGCAAATGAGAAAAAATGTAAAGAAAATTTGGAAAAATCCATTTCAAATTTAACACCTTTAATAAATTTATTTGGCTATGAAGAAGTAGCAAATGCAATAAAAAAAGCAAATTATAACTTCTTTAAAGCTATTGAAATACTTTCAAAAAAATTCAATATACCTAAAAAAAACATTCTAGAAAAAATAGACCCCAAAAACTTAACAAAATTGGGATTTTAA
- a CDS encoding DUF4438 domain-containing protein, protein MILNDGKVVKLSLLVEIVHPIARIPVLNNDGKPYYFPGVGGISYNFGLGDNVFEIFGDHVEPDVSTKNKDKVFNDTCMNLACIGNKAVVVSGEAKGMEGYVIGKHGGVDNILIYFPQKDKLVIGDKIQICGFGQGLEIIDYPDLKVFNIDPNLLKKISIIEKNGKLIFPVKAIVPSYLMGSGVGASNPTGTDYDINTHDMDEIKRLGLDKLKIGDFVAIKDHYNGYGVGGFRKGAISIGVVVHSNCIKTGHGPGIVVVMTANDNNKLDIELKDEVNLKMFLE, encoded by the coding sequence ATGATTTTAAACGACGGTAAAGTTGTGAAGTTATCACTTTTAGTTGAAATAGTCCATCCCATTGCGCGAATTCCTGTTTTAAACAATGATGGAAAGCCATATTATTTTCCCGGAGTTGGCGGTATTTCATATAACTTTGGGCTTGGTGATAATGTTTTTGAAATTTTTGGAGATCATGTTGAACCAGATGTTTCGACTAAAAATAAAGATAAAGTATTTAATGATACGTGTATGAATCTTGCGTGTATAGGGAATAAGGCTGTAGTAGTATCAGGTGAAGCAAAAGGGATGGAAGGGTACGTGATTGGAAAACATGGTGGAGTGGATAATATTTTGATATATTTTCCACAAAAAGATAAATTAGTCATTGGAGATAAGATTCAGATATGTGGATTTGGCCAAGGATTAGAGATAATAGATTATCCAGACTTGAAAGTTTTTAATATTGATCCTAATTTATTGAAAAAAATATCAATTATTGAAAAAAATGGGAAATTAATTTTTCCGGTTAAAGCTATTGTTCCTTCTTATCTTATGGGATCAGGTGTGGGGGCATCAAATCCAACTGGAACGGATTATGATATAAATACACATGATATGGACGAGATAAAGCGCCTTGGATTGGACAAACTAAAAATAGGGGATTTTGTTGCGATAAAAGATCATTATAATGGTTATGGTGTAGGTGGTTTTAGAAAGGGAGCAATTTCAATAGGTGTAGTTGTACATTCTAATTGTATAAAAACAGGCCATGGGCCTGGAATTGTAGTAGTAATGACTGCAAATGACAACAATAAACTTGATATTGAATTAAAAGATGAAGTGAACTTAAAAATGTTTTTAGAATAA
- a CDS encoding GntR family transcriptional regulator, whose product MLKQVDKHSGIPAYIQIINMIKSEIILGKFTPGDQLPPVRELKEIFQVNINTVLKALEKLKIEGIISSEQGIGYFINKDIKINDDTIEEIKKVVKKLKKLNIDIQTIFIIFEEVWKNEKG is encoded by the coding sequence ATGTTAAAACAAGTAGACAAACATAGTGGTATCCCCGCATATATCCAGATAATAAACATGATAAAATCTGAAATTATTCTTGGAAAATTCACACCAGGAGATCAACTGCCGCCCGTTAGAGAACTTAAAGAAATATTCCAAGTTAATATAAATACCGTACTTAAAGCGTTGGAAAAGTTAAAAATTGAAGGAATTATTTCCTCAGAACAAGGAATTGGATACTTCATAAATAAAGATATTAAAATTAACGATGATACCATAGAGGAAATTAAAAAAGTGGTCAAAAAACTTAAAAAGTTAAACATAGATATACAAACTATTTTTATAATATTTGAGGAGGTGTGGAAAAATGAAAAAGGTTGA
- a CDS encoding alpha/beta fold hydrolase, whose amino-acid sequence MINFDFDFKMPEYTSGYILKSKRFRVSYIKFPSFYKNSEKGTEIVETYLFEPKKDIGGSLMILHGLGTSNIPFLLWMGTHLANAGLRTIIPILPGNFTRVPHNSVSGKGYFSTDVEKATKFWEHAVIDILSVLKFFKTLNMWHENNCLLGFCLGGMISVILNSVTDDFKKTILMTTGGDVGTLIWYSPTLAFMRRDIKKGLGGDIREKERFLNRFKNDIEKLSKFKTVKEMQNSDIHPFLKVDPIAYAKFVKKERVIFIEALFDKALPKQSRRILWEMLGKPRRHVILSGHVTWLPFQYFLARFILKEMDVNEFRRQARLMEKIKYEEK is encoded by the coding sequence ATGATAAATTTTGATTTTGACTTTAAAATGCCTGAGTATACATCTGGTTATATATTAAAGTCAAAAAGATTTAGAGTTTCGTATATTAAATTTCCTTCATTTTATAAAAATAGTGAAAAGGGGACTGAAATAGTTGAGACGTATCTTTTTGAACCAAAAAAAGATATAGGTGGAAGTTTAATGATTTTACATGGGCTTGGAACTAGTAATATTCCATTTTTGTTGTGGATGGGTACACATCTTGCAAATGCAGGGCTTAGAACTATTATTCCAATTTTACCTGGAAATTTCACAAGGGTCCCACATAACTCGGTTAGTGGAAAAGGGTATTTTTCAACTGATGTGGAAAAAGCGACAAAGTTTTGGGAACATGCTGTAATTGATATATTAAGTGTTTTAAAATTTTTTAAAACTTTGAATATGTGGCATGAAAATAACTGTTTATTGGGATTTTGTCTTGGAGGAATGATAAGTGTAATTTTGAATTCAGTTACAGATGATTTTAAAAAGACAATATTAATGACTACCGGTGGAGATGTTGGAACTTTAATATGGTATTCCCCAACGCTAGCCTTTATGAGAAGGGATATAAAAAAGGGATTAGGTGGAGATATTAGGGAAAAGGAAAGGTTTTTAAATAGATTTAAAAATGATATTGAAAAATTGAGTAAGTTTAAAACTGTAAAGGAAATGCAAAACAGTGATATTCATCCGTTTTTAAAAGTTGATCCAATTGCATATGCTAAATTTGTGAAAAAAGAAAGAGTTATATTTATTGAAGCATTATTTGATAAAGCACTTCCAAAACAAAGCAGAAGAATACTTTGGGAAATGCTTGGAAAACCAAGGCGACATGTTATTTTATCCGGACATGTAACTTGGCTTCCTTTTCAATATTTTCTTGCAAGATTTATATTAAAAGAAATGGATGTAAATGAATTTAGAAGGCAAGCAAGGCTAATGGAGAAGATAAAATATGAGGAAAAATAA
- a CDS encoding MATE family efflux transporter — protein MSAKDLFYGSILKQIIVMGLPTAIGFSFQMFYDLVDLYWIGKISTSAIAGVGIFSTIFWVVEALNEIIGVSSISLISQSYGKRNFERTNSVIEQTIAFKFLVAIVGSVILLLFLKPIFCLFTNEGNVLELGLKYGYLRIFFLPIMFSSFSINTAFRSIGDSKTPMIIMIISSILNIILDPILMFDKVFIFRGFNLGVSGAAIATIISQVFSFVVGFYILFSGVEGVKPSISELFKLDFGIDKKLITIGLPNGFEVLMRNLSGVMILYFVSKYGKEVISAYTIGNRIFGFVFMPLFGILMGSSAIVGQSLGAEKVERAEKVSKIAGWLTTIVSLIFVCIIVIFSEEFINLFSNDYEVIRNGVLFLRYSVWGLLFLAYGLGISIAFTGSGYNIPFLFMSLISRWIVQIPLMYFVVMVFKLPVIWLWISFVFGDFMEYIVSIYFFNKGKWKVVRV, from the coding sequence ATGTCTGCAAAAGATTTATTCTATGGAAGTATTTTAAAGCAGATTATAGTAATGGGACTCCCAACGGCTATTGGTTTTTCATTTCAAATGTTTTACGATTTAGTTGATCTTTACTGGATTGGTAAAATTTCAACGAGTGCGATTGCTGGGGTTGGAATTTTTTCCACTATTTTTTGGGTTGTAGAAGCTTTAAATGAAATAATAGGTGTTAGTTCTATTTCGTTGATTTCACAAAGTTATGGTAAAAGGAATTTTGAGAGAACAAATTCAGTTATTGAACAAACTATTGCTTTTAAATTTTTAGTTGCAATTGTAGGTAGTGTTATTTTACTTTTGTTTTTAAAACCTATATTTTGTTTGTTTACTAATGAAGGAAATGTTTTGGAATTGGGACTAAAGTATGGATATCTAAGAATATTTTTTCTACCAATAATGTTTTCGTCGTTTTCAATAAACACGGCATTTAGAAGTATTGGAGATTCAAAAACTCCAATGATTATAATGATAATATCCAGTATCTTAAATATTATTTTAGATCCCATTTTAATGTTTGATAAAGTATTTATCTTTAGAGGATTTAATTTAGGCGTATCAGGCGCTGCCATTGCCACGATTATCTCACAAGTCTTTTCTTTTGTAGTTGGTTTTTATATATTGTTTAGTGGAGTTGAGGGAGTAAAACCTAGTATTAGTGAGTTGTTTAAATTAGATTTTGGGATTGACAAGAAATTAATTACTATAGGTCTTCCAAATGGTTTTGAAGTACTTATGAGAAATTTATCTGGAGTTATGATTTTATATTTTGTTTCAAAATATGGCAAAGAAGTTATATCTGCTTATACTATTGGAAATAGGATCTTTGGCTTTGTGTTTATGCCATTGTTTGGTATTTTAATGGGAAGTTCTGCAATAGTTGGACAAAGTTTAGGAGCAGAGAAGGTTGAAAGGGCAGAAAAAGTGTCAAAAATAGCGGGATGGTTAACTACAATTGTGTCGTTGATTTTTGTTTGTATAATAGTTATCTTTTCAGAGGAATTTATTAATTTATTTTCGAATGATTATGAAGTGATTAGAAATGGTGTTTTATTTTTAAGGTACAGTGTATGGGGATTGTTATTTCTTGCATATGGTTTGGGAATTAGTATTGCTTTTACAGGTTCTGGTTATAATATTCCATTTCTGTTTATGAGTTTAATTTCTAGATGGATAGTTCAGATTCCTTTGATGTATTTTGTGGTAATGGTATTTAAATTGCCGGTGATTTGGCTTTGGATTAGTTTTGTATTTGGAGATTTTATGGAATACATAGTTTCCATTTACTTTTTCAATAAGGGAAAATGGAAAGTAGTGAGAGTATAA
- a CDS encoding ABC transporter ATP-binding protein: MLKIKQLKKAFKNKPVLTNISFELEKGEVLALIGPNGVGKTTTLNCISHVLRKDYGTITFEDEELTEKMKYKLSYVPEDRCVFQNFTGYDYQKIWSSIYPLWNNNLFEKMAIKYHLDLSQNVSKYSQGLKTLFLVALAVSTNAEILLLDEPTQHLDPTIRVEIMEIMREYADLGKYIIVSSHEIYEIEEYADKIAIIKDGEVIFHDYIDASKEKHRIIEAQYETKTGTIIGLVGKNLLVKTDENIGRYPKLNEIVVGYLNGTEKIRLF, from the coding sequence ATGTTAAAAATTAAACAATTAAAAAAGGCTTTCAAAAATAAACCAGTTTTGACTAATATATCTTTTGAATTAGAGAAAGGAGAAGTTTTGGCACTAATTGGTCCAAATGGTGTTGGCAAGACAACAACCCTAAATTGTATATCACATGTACTAAGAAAAGATTATGGAACTATAACCTTTGAAGATGAAGAATTAACGGAAAAAATGAAATACAAATTATCCTATGTTCCAGAAGACAGATGTGTTTTTCAAAACTTTACTGGGTATGATTATCAAAAAATATGGAGTTCTATTTATCCATTGTGGAATAATAACTTATTTGAAAAAATGGCCATAAAATACCATTTGGATCTTTCCCAAAATGTTTCAAAATACTCACAAGGGTTAAAAACACTATTCTTAGTTGCCTTAGCCGTATCCACAAATGCAGAAATATTATTGTTAGATGAGCCAACACAACATTTAGATCCTACAATAAGGGTTGAAATAATGGAAATTATGAGAGAATATGCCGATCTTGGAAAATACATTATCGTTTCATCACATGAAATATATGAGATAGAAGAATACGCAGATAAAATTGCAATAATAAAAGATGGTGAAGTAATTTTTCACGACTATATCGATGCATCAAAAGAAAAACACAGAATAATAGAAGCACAATACGAAACAAAAACCGGCACGATAATTGGTCTTGTAGGAAAAAACTTACTAGTAAAAACAGATGAAAACATCGGTAGATATCCAAAATTAAACGAAATAGTAGTTGGATATTTAAATGGAACAGAAAAAATAAGATTATTCTAA